In Nodosilinea sp. PGN35, the genomic stretch CGACCGCCGCCGTTACCGCACCACAGCGCTCGTGGCCCAGCACCATCAGCAATGGCGTTTCCAATAGCTCCACAGCATACTCAATGCTGCCCAGCACCTCCGGCGTGGCAATATTGCCCGCCACCCGCACGTCAAAGATGTCGCCCAGCCCCTGGTCAAAGATAATTTCAGCCGTCACCCGCGAGTCGGCGCAGCTGAGCACCGTGGCAAAGGGGTGCTGGGCCTGGGTTAGCTCCAGTACCCGCTCCTCTGACTGGTCGGGATGCTCCAGGTGGTGCCCCGTAAAGCGCTGGTTGCCGTCGAGCAAGCGCTTCAGCGCCTCCTCGGGGCTGAGGGATGACGGCCCCAGGGTCGCCGCCGCCGCCGACTTGATCGGCCAGAGCGCCGGGCCGAGGGTGGCCAACCCCAGCAACCTGCCGCCCAGCGCCAGCACCCGACGGCGGGCTATACCGCTATTGCTATGTTCCATAAAGCACTTCCTCGCAAACCTCTTTTTCTACTGACTATTCACATGAATTCCTGTGGCCAGAGCAGCATTTTATCGATGCCTGCAACACATCTGCCCTGAGGATTTTGCGATTCTTATAGGATCGCTATTTGCCCGCTTGGTTACAGGGATGCCACACATTTGATCGAGCGAATTTCCATCACGTCGGAGATGTAGCAGGTGCCGCCAAATTTATTCAGCAGGGGCCGCACATTTTCGGCCACTGTCTTAATTTGCTCGGGCATACAAAAGGCAATGATGTAGACATTGTCGAGCATAGTCATGTCTAAGTCTTCACTGCCTTCGCGCAGCCCCGAGCCCTCGACATTGCGAATCACCGCGTGGCCATGGACGCCAGATTTCTTCAGCACGTTTAAAATTTTGGCCAGCTCAAAGGAGTTGGCGATAATTTCAATCTTTTTGACCAGGTGCATGGGCTTAGCTCCACAACAGATTTATACCGTACAGATAAAGCGGAATGCCAACGATGATGTTGAACGGAAAGGTCACCGCTAGGGCCGTAGATACGTACAAACTGGGGTTGGCTTCGGGCACCGTCAGCCGCATGGCCGCAGGCACCGCGATGTAGGAAGCACTGGCGCACAGCACCGCAAACAACAGGGCATCCCCCTGGGGCATGTTGATCGCCCTGGCAATTAGGAGCCCAATCCCAGCATTGAGAATTGGGATCAGTATGGCAAAGGAAATCAAGAACAGGCCGGTTTTCTGCAAGTCTTTAATTCTTTTGGCGGCAACTAAACCCATATCGAGCAGGAAGAAGGTCAGGACGCCATAGAACATGTCTTGGGTAAAGGGCGACAACACCTCCCACCCGTGCTCGCCGGTCAGCATGCCGATAATTAGGCTGCCCACCAGCAAAAAGACTGAGCTGTTGAGAAAGGCATCGCGCAGCACCTCAGACCAGACAAATTCTCGCTTTTCGTCTCGCGAAAAGAAGTTGACCAGAATCAGCCCCACGATGATGGCCGGAGACTCCATTAGGGCCAGGGCCGCGACCATAAAGCCGTCGAAGGCCATGCCCAACTCGGTCAGGAAGGCGCTGGCGGTAATAAAGGTAACGGCGCTAATGGAGCCGTAGGTGGCGGCGATCGCCGCTGAGTCGTAGGTGTCGAGCTTGAGCCGCAGAATAAAGAAGGTGTAGAGCGGCACCGCACAGGCCATCATAATGGCCGCCAAGATAGTCAGCACCAGCTGCTGATCAATGCCGCTTTTAGTTAGCTCAACCCCCCCTTTAAACCCGATCGCCAGCAATAAATAAAGAGAAAACAGCTTGGGAATTGGCGGTGGAATTTCTAAATCAGACTTGACTAGAACCGCTAACATCCCCAAAAAGAAAAATAGCACCGGGGGGTTCAAAATATTGGACACGATCAAATTGGCGTTCATGTCCATCTCTCCTGAGGCCAAAAGAGCCAAAAATTCAGAAAACTTTGCATTCTAAAAACTATCGCTGTCTGTGACCATGAGTATCGTGCCGAATTGCCTCCTGTCAATGGTTTCGTTAAAATCTTTGCCAAACGAGACGATTGCAGCGTCAATTCTGAGTCTCCACAGTCGAGCAGGGATCCTGCCATCAAGAACCTGGATAACAATTCCTTCGCCTGGAGTAGCTAATGTTTTTTTGCGATTAAAAATCCAAAACTTTGAACAGTTCTAATACCAAATCCTAGTTGAATACACCCGCTTTGCAGGGGCGTAGCATGCTACGCCCCTACGGGGTTCCTGGGTATAAATCAGGGTTTACCAAATCGAATTTCGTATAAAGTTTTAGCAGATCTTTTTCTTGAGGGCATGATCCTAAACCCATAAAGCAGACCCCAGGGTTTTTAGAAAAACCCTGGGGTCTAAAGCAATCGTGATTTGGGCTGGGGTATTTATATCAAATCCTGGCTATATACCCCCGGTTTGTAGGGGCATTGTACTGCAATGCCCCTACAGGATCTCTGTTTTGAATCGGGGTTTCTCAAGGCGGATTTGATATTAGTCGGCAACATAACCGTAGCGCTTGCCTGCCCTACACCGCCACCTGAGCACTGTACTGGGCTGCCAGGGTGCTCAGCACCGCCTCCGTCGAGGCCGTCCAGCCGATGATGCCGCCCTGGGCGCGCACCATCTCCAGAGTGGCCTGCTTGAATTCGGGGAAGTAGCTCTCGGTGGCGTCTTCTACCAGCAGGCACTCGTAGCCGCGATCGTTGGCCTCGCGCATGGTGGTCTGCACACACACCTCGGTGGTCACCCCGGTAATCACCAGGTGGGTAACGCCCTGAGCCTTGAGGTGGGCCTCCAGATCCGTGGCGTAGAAAGCCCCCTTACCCGGCTTGGGGATGATCACTTCCCCCGGCAGCGGGGCCAGTTCGGGAATAATGCCGTTGCCCGGCTCCCCCAACACCAGTATGCGCCCCATGGGGCCAGGGTCGCCAATCTTGAGGGCGCCGTGGCCGCGATCGCGCTTCGACGGCGGACAGTCCGACAGATCGGGCAAGTGCCCCTCCACGGTCTGAAAAATCGGCAGGTTATAGCGGCGAAAGGCATCTTGCAGTGCCCTGACCTGGGGAATGATCGCCCGCAGCAGGCCGACATCGTTGCCCAGGGCATCGCCAAAGCCCCCAGGCTCGATGAAATCGCGCTGCATGTCGATGATGATCAGCGCCAGGCCGGTGGGGGGTAGGGGGTAGGGGTAGGGTTGGGCGGGGAGGGGGGTGGGCATGGGGGGTAGGGGGTAGGGGGTAGGGGGTGGGGGGGTGATG encodes the following:
- a CDS encoding carbonic anhydrase, with the protein product MEHSNSGIARRRVLALGGRLLGLATLGPALWPIKSAAAATLGPSSLSPEEALKRLLDGNQRFTGHHLEHPDQSEERVLELTQAQHPFATVLSCADSRVTAEIIFDQGLGDIFDVRVAGNIATPEVLGSIEYAVELLETPLLMVLGHERCGAVTAAVENKPLPGDIGTFVQAILPAVEQVKGQPGDAVDNAVTANVRYQVEQVLRSSLVRDRQTSGQLQVVGARYDLDTGTVTLVT
- a CDS encoding P-II family nitrogen regulator, which codes for MHLVKKIEIIANSFELAKILNVLKKSGVHGHAVIRNVEGSGLREGSEDLDMTMLDNVYIIAFCMPEQIKTVAENVRPLLNKFGGTCYISDVMEIRSIKCVASL
- a CDS encoding sodium-dependent bicarbonate transport family permease, with amino-acid sequence MNANLIVSNILNPPVLFFFLGMLAVLVKSDLEIPPPIPKLFSLYLLLAIGFKGGVELTKSGIDQQLVLTILAAIMMACAVPLYTFFILRLKLDTYDSAAIAATYGSISAVTFITASAFLTELGMAFDGFMVAALALMESPAIIVGLILVNFFSRDEKREFVWSEVLRDAFLNSSVFLLVGSLIIGMLTGEHGWEVLSPFTQDMFYGVLTFFLLDMGLVAAKRIKDLQKTGLFLISFAILIPILNAGIGLLIARAINMPQGDALLFAVLCASASYIAVPAAMRLTVPEANPSLYVSTALAVTFPFNIIVGIPLYLYGINLLWS
- a CDS encoding cysteine hydrolase family protein: MPTPLPAQPYPYPLPPTGLALIIIDMQRDFIEPGGFGDALGNDVGLLRAIIPQVRALQDAFRRYNLPIFQTVEGHLPDLSDCPPSKRDRGHGALKIGDPGPMGRILVLGEPGNGIIPELAPLPGEVIIPKPGKGAFYATDLEAHLKAQGVTHLVITGVTTEVCVQTTMREANDRGYECLLVEDATESYFPEFKQATLEMVRAQGGIIGWTASTEAVLSTLAAQYSAQVAV